The Sandaracinus amylolyticus genomic interval CGGCGCTGCCCGCGACGTCGACGTCGAAGTCCTCGACGCGGAGCGCCCGCGAAAGCGTGCTCAGGATGTTCTTCTCGTCGTCGACGACCAGGATCGCGGCGCGCGGCATGGCCGCATGATGCCGCGTGTCGAACGCGAGCGGGAGAGCGGACGCATCGTCCGCGGTGCTAGCGAGTGTTGCCAGACGAGAGGAAAGCCGACTACGACGCCGACTCGGGTTGACGCGGCACAATGCGTGTGTTCGGAGTGAGGAATGGACGACGTTCTCGACGACCTTGTCCGCGCAGCACGCAGGTGTGAACGCGCAGCCCGACAACTCGAGACTGACGACTTACTCGCGTTGCGAAAGCGCGTGGGCGAGGCGATCTCCCAGGTGGAACGAGCGTGGTCGGGCTCCTGGATCGGATATCAGGCGCGGGTCTACACCGATGGGCTGCAGCCGCGCCGGCCAGGCGAGAACTTCGACACTGAGTGGGGAGCGGGGATAGGATCCGGGCTGCTAAACACAACGCAAGGTGAGTGGGCGGAGTACGACCACGATTACATCGTGGGCTATATCAGCGAGGCCGCGCGAGCGTCGGACAGCGACTGGGATCGTCTTGACACAGCTGCTGCGGCGGCCGCGGCGGTCTTCGAGGCGGTTCAGGCCGAGATCGTGCCGACGCTAGACGCGATCCTTGCCGCCCACGACGACGGCTCGGTTCGAAAAGCGCGTGCCGACATCGCGAAGTTGACCAGCCATGTCTCCGGCTCGGATTTCGCGCGCGCACTCGCCCCGCGCCAGCTAATGAGTCGCGACCGCCGCGCGATACAGGAGGGACTGCAGGTCGCGCCTCATATCCAGGTGCAAGCGCGACTCGCCGAGCAGTTCTCCTACGGCCACGAGGTAGCGGAGCTGGGCAAGCAGATCCGCTACGTCGCCACCTACCTGCAGAAGAGGCACAACATGAGAGGTAGGACAGTCGCTCGAACCGACGGGAAGATCTTCATCGGCCACGGCCGCTCGCCCGCTTGGCGTGACCTGAAGGACTTCATTCAAGATCGACTGCGCCTTCCCTGGGAGGAGTTCAATCGGGAGCCGAACGCCGGCAGATCTACGAAGGAGCGATTGGAGGAAATGCTCGATGCGTCCTCGTTCGCCTTTCTCCTGATGACAGCCGAGGACGAAACCGCTGAAGGGAAGCTGCAGGCGCGAGCCAACGTGATCCACGAGGTCGGGCTGTTCCAAGGCCGGCTTGGGTTCGAGCGCGCGATCGTTCTGCTGGAGGAGGGCTGCGAGGAGTTCTCGAACATCAGCGGGATCACGCAGATTAGGTTTCCGCAGGGCAACGTAAAGGCGCAGTTCGAGGAGGTTCGCCGCGTCCTCGAGCGCGAGAACATCCTCCGCACGTAGCGTCCGATCCGCGGACGGAGGAGGCGACGTTGCCCGTACGAAGTCCTCCTGAGTCAGTCCTCGCGCGCCTCGCGCAGGCCGAGCTCCTTCATCTTTGTCTGCAGGCTCTTGCGCGAGATCTTGAGCAGCCGCGCGGTGTGCGTGACGTTGCCGCCGGTCTGCTGCAGCGCGCGCACGATCAGCTCGCGCTCGACCTTCGCCGCGGCCTCGCGCACCAGCTCCTTGAGCCCGATCTCGCCGCTCGCGGTGGGCTCCTCGCCGAGATCCTCGTCGTCGTCCTCGTCGATCTCGGCCCGGCGCGCGCTCGCCACCGCGGCGTGCGATCCCGGCGAGCTCGGCGGGGTCACGCGCAGATCGGGCGGGAGATCGCCGACGTCGATGCGCTCGCCGTCGCAGAACAGCATCGCGCGCTCGATCACGTTCTCGAGCTCGCGGATGTTGCCCGGCCACGGATGCGCGAGGAGCACCTCCATCGCCGCGTCTCCCACGCCGACCACGCGCGACTTCTTCAGGCGCTCGCGGAAGCGCTTCACGAAGTGCTCGACGAGCAGCGGGATGTCGCCCTGTCGCTCGCGCAGCGGCGGCAAGCGCATCTGCACGACGTTGAGGCGGTAGTAGAGATCCTCGCGGAAGCGCTGCTCCTTGATCTCCTGCGCGAGGTCGCGGTTGGTCGCGGCGATGAGGCGGACGTCGACCTCGATCGTCTTGATGCCGCCGACGCGCTCGAACTCCTGCTCCTGGATCGCGCGCAGCAGCTTCACCTGCATGTTCACGGGGATCTCGCCGATCTCGTCGAGGAAGAGCGTGCCTCCGTCGGCGAGCTCGAAGCGGCCCGGCTTGCTCGTGACCGCGCCGGTGAACGCGCCCTTCTCGTAGCCGAAGAGCTCGCTCTCGATCAGGTCGCGCGGGATCGCGGCGCAGTTCACGCGGATGAACGGCTTGTCGTGGCGCGAGCTCTTCTCGTGGAGCGCGCGCGCGATGAGCTCCTTGCCGGTGCCGCTCTCGCCGGTGATCAGCACGGTGCTCGGCGTGTCCGCGACCTTCTCGATCACCGAGTAGATCGAGAGCATCGCGGGCGACTGCCCGATGAGCCCGCGCTCGGCCATCTCGCCCTCGCGCTGCCGCAGCTCGGCGGTGCGCGAGGCCTTGTCGACGACGTTCTTGAACTCCGTGCGATCGAAGGGCTTGGTGACGTAGTCGAAGGCGCCGAGCTTGAGCGCCTCGACCGCCGTGTCGACGGTGCCGTGCGCGGTGATGATGATCACCGGCAGCTCGGGCTGCGACGCGGTGATGCGCTTCAGCAGCTGCATCCCGTCGAGCTTCGGCATGCGCAGGTCGCTGATCACCACGTCGACGTGGTTCTCGGCGAGCGTCGCGAGCGCCTGCTCTCCGTCCTCGGCCATCAGCACGTCGTAGCCGTCGCGCTGGAGCTGCGCGCCGAGCACACGGCGCAGGTTCGCCTCGTCGTCGGCGATCAGGATCTGCTTTTTCTCTCGCATCGCTTCTGTCTCTGGTCGGCCGCCGTCAGAGGCAGCCGCGCTCGCGACCATCCATGGGCACGTCGTCCCCGAGGCCCGAGCAGAGGAAGACCACGATCTGCTTCTCTCCGGGCGCGCCCGCCACCACTTCGCTGCGCCCGTCGCCGCGCACCGCGGCGACCGCGGCGCCGAGCTGCATGCCCTGCGTCTGCGAG includes:
- a CDS encoding TIR domain-containing protein, whose protein sequence is MDDVLDDLVRAARRCERAARQLETDDLLALRKRVGEAISQVERAWSGSWIGYQARVYTDGLQPRRPGENFDTEWGAGIGSGLLNTTQGEWAEYDHDYIVGYISEAARASDSDWDRLDTAAAAAAAVFEAVQAEIVPTLDAILAAHDDGSVRKARADIAKLTSHVSGSDFARALAPRQLMSRDRRAIQEGLQVAPHIQVQARLAEQFSYGHEVAELGKQIRYVATYLQKRHNMRGRTVARTDGKIFIGHGRSPAWRDLKDFIQDRLRLPWEEFNREPNAGRSTKERLEEMLDASSFAFLLMTAEDETAEGKLQARANVIHEVGLFQGRLGFERAIVLLEEGCEEFSNISGITQIRFPQGNVKAQFEEVRRVLERENILRT
- a CDS encoding sigma-54-dependent transcriptional regulator; translated protein: MREKKQILIADDEANLRRVLGAQLQRDGYDVLMAEDGEQALATLAENHVDVVISDLRMPKLDGMQLLKRITASQPELPVIIITAHGTVDTAVEALKLGAFDYVTKPFDRTEFKNVVDKASRTAELRQREGEMAERGLIGQSPAMLSIYSVIEKVADTPSTVLITGESGTGKELIARALHEKSSRHDKPFIRVNCAAIPRDLIESELFGYEKGAFTGAVTSKPGRFELADGGTLFLDEIGEIPVNMQVKLLRAIQEQEFERVGGIKTIEVDVRLIAATNRDLAQEIKEQRFREDLYYRLNVVQMRLPPLRERQGDIPLLVEHFVKRFRERLKKSRVVGVGDAAMEVLLAHPWPGNIRELENVIERAMLFCDGERIDVGDLPPDLRVTPPSSPGSHAAVASARRAEIDEDDDEDLGEEPTASGEIGLKELVREAAAKVERELIVRALQQTGGNVTHTARLLKISRKSLQTKMKELGLREARED